A DNA window from Halorubrum sp. DM2 contains the following coding sequences:
- a CDS encoding inositol monophosphatase has protein sequence MTDTDERGDRLGEGVADEVPAPADRADDIDERAAVAEEAARAGAALANEHFRSDIDVETKGEDDVVTEADRAAQRRVIEAIRETFPDDAVVGEEEDERKTVPDEGAAWVIDPIDGTHNYVRDIPVWATAVAAVVDGEPVAAAIVAPALGDVYTATPEGAFRNGDPIAVSDVSDPRRAVVDPTIWWDHDARDEYARACEAIVSRFSDMRRLGAAQVVLPTVAAGGFEGTITNLRANPWDTVAGVFAIRQAGGRVTDLDGNRWRHDSTGLVASNGDLHDEVLAAARAIEDPD, from the coding sequence ATGACCGACACAGACGAGCGCGGCGACCGCCTCGGCGAAGGCGTCGCCGACGAGGTCCCCGCTCCCGCCGACCGCGCCGACGACATCGACGAGCGCGCCGCCGTCGCGGAGGAGGCGGCACGGGCGGGCGCGGCGCTCGCGAACGAACACTTCCGGAGCGACATCGACGTGGAGACGAAAGGCGAGGACGACGTGGTCACCGAGGCGGACCGCGCGGCCCAGCGCAGGGTCATCGAGGCGATCCGCGAGACGTTCCCGGACGACGCGGTCGTCGGCGAGGAGGAAGACGAGCGCAAGACCGTCCCCGACGAGGGCGCGGCGTGGGTGATAGACCCCATCGACGGCACGCACAACTACGTCCGCGACATCCCCGTCTGGGCCACCGCGGTCGCGGCCGTCGTCGACGGCGAACCGGTCGCGGCCGCGATCGTCGCGCCCGCGCTCGGCGACGTCTACACCGCGACGCCGGAGGGCGCGTTCCGCAACGGCGACCCGATCGCGGTCAGCGACGTGAGCGATCCCCGTCGGGCCGTCGTCGACCCGACGATCTGGTGGGACCACGACGCCCGCGACGAGTACGCCCGCGCGTGCGAGGCGATCGTCTCCCGCTTCTCCGACATGCGCCGACTCGGCGCGGCCCAGGTCGTGTTGCCCACGGTCGCCGCCGGCGGGTTCGAGGGGACGATCACGAACCTGCGTGCGAACCCGTGGGACACCGTCGCGGGCGTGTTCGCCATCCGGCAGGCCGGCGGGCGCGTGACGGATCTGGACGGGAACCGGTGGCGGCACGACTCGACCGGGCTGGTGGCCTCGAACGGCGACCTCCACGACGAGGTACTCGCTGCCGCCCGAGCTATCGAGGACCCGGACTGA
- a CDS encoding PGF-CTERM sorting domain-containing protein: protein MDTRTALLAAAAALLVAGAVGAVAAPDALTDPRETDEPPGRIDIAGATVAPGEVRGETAELRLGTDLEHRGSTVENVTVRHRAIGSESGLLVDETTVDVGDVDFEGERTVNGTVTVEREGGYRIETVVFADGERRTSRTTRIAGVAALTPDYADTRVGFTDGAVWPTVAVSVADADNETATLSVSVSVTNRGDEASEDVDLRLYLRQADSNVIAAEATETVGAVRPGRTDTVTATVEVPDGYNYYVDAALFDDDVLVDETQGVANLNPRETISANQTVRDVEFSVEDFERGEGGAGRDDAGDDGSRDPSASDDSAPGFGPAVALVALVVAALTARRRR from the coding sequence ATGGACACCCGCACGGCCCTCCTGGCGGCCGCGGCCGCGCTCCTCGTCGCGGGCGCGGTCGGCGCGGTCGCCGCGCCCGACGCCCTCACCGACCCGCGCGAGACCGACGAGCCGCCCGGCCGGATCGACATCGCCGGCGCGACCGTCGCACCGGGCGAGGTCCGGGGCGAGACTGCGGAACTCCGCCTCGGAACCGACCTCGAACACCGCGGCTCGACGGTCGAGAACGTCACCGTCCGCCACCGGGCGATCGGCAGCGAGTCCGGCCTCCTCGTCGACGAGACGACGGTCGACGTCGGCGACGTCGACTTCGAGGGCGAACGCACCGTCAACGGCACCGTCACCGTCGAGCGCGAGGGCGGGTACCGGATCGAGACGGTGGTCTTCGCGGACGGCGAACGCCGCACGAGCCGGACCACCCGGATCGCCGGCGTCGCGGCGCTCACGCCCGACTACGCGGACACGCGGGTCGGCTTCACCGACGGCGCGGTCTGGCCGACCGTCGCGGTGAGCGTCGCCGACGCCGACAACGAGACGGCGACGCTGTCGGTCTCCGTCTCGGTGACGAACCGCGGCGACGAGGCCTCGGAGGACGTCGACCTCCGGCTGTACCTCCGGCAGGCGGACTCGAACGTGATCGCCGCGGAGGCGACGGAGACGGTCGGGGCCGTCCGCCCCGGTCGGACCGACACCGTGACCGCCACCGTCGAGGTGCCCGACGGGTACAACTACTACGTCGACGCCGCGCTGTTCGACGACGACGTGCTCGTCGACGAGACGCAGGGCGTCGCGAACCTGAACCCCCGAGAGACGATCAGCGCGAACCAGACCGTCCGCGACGTGGAGTTCTCCGTCGAGGACTTCGAGCGCGGTGAAGGCGGTGCCGGGCGCGACGACGCCGGCGACGACGGCTCGCGGGACCCGAGCGCCAGCGACGACTCGGCCCCCGGCTTCGGTCCGGCCGTCGCGCTCGTCGCGCTCGTCGTCGCGGCCCTGACGGCGCGGAGGCGGCGATGA
- a CDS encoding DUF5817 domain-containing protein, with the protein MYAVVGCNECANMWLVRDPRTSETAKCSRCGKTHQTAKLKHFFESDDRAAAQEARSALLAKKRGDSAAFAEVDHVSELEVAVEESGIDDREYLESAGIDADAVDEAASRAEGGGGSSRSRTQVVRDAVEAVDDPTEAAVVERAATDGVPAEAAREILTRLARRGEVTESNGRYRVL; encoded by the coding sequence ATGTACGCGGTCGTCGGCTGCAACGAGTGCGCCAATATGTGGCTGGTTCGCGATCCGAGGACGAGCGAGACGGCAAAGTGCTCGCGGTGCGGCAAGACCCACCAAACCGCCAAGCTCAAGCACTTCTTCGAGTCCGACGACCGCGCGGCCGCACAGGAGGCGCGGTCCGCACTGCTCGCGAAGAAGCGGGGGGACAGCGCCGCGTTCGCGGAGGTCGACCACGTCTCGGAGCTCGAAGTCGCCGTCGAGGAGTCCGGGATCGACGACCGCGAGTACCTCGAATCGGCCGGCATCGACGCCGACGCGGTCGACGAGGCCGCCTCGCGCGCCGAGGGGGGCGGAGGCAGCTCCCGAAGCCGCACCCAGGTCGTCCGCGACGCGGTCGAGGCGGTCGACGACCCCACCGAGGCGGCGGTCGTAGAGCGCGCCGCGACCGACGGCGTGCCCGCCGAGGCGGCCCGCGAGATCCTGACGCGCCTCGCGCGCCGCGGGGAAGTGACCGAGTCGAACGGGCGGTATCGGGTTCTCTGA
- a CDS encoding ubiquinol-cytochrome c reductase iron-sulfur subunit: MSASDKYPSESGRRRFVKGVVGGAALAGVGAMGSATVNTLTTAGGVGGGSTIAKTIAHTGGPAPRGLPQIPVRVTDDGYIEGIWPETTTVTQEGQEIEVAQQELGDSGVTYSGAWFQYCGVESQENVQPNFESDNLFRAASGPPYDWQSETYSGGDRIHIDDFEDYTEWGNGIGSDGVGKPASVTWRSEDADTNLNAVVIRSPEIEEAAQNDAWLQASTDQGFMAYLNVCTHFCCIPGYKVLDESARYDAADGTYCVCHQSVYDPFVIEEALFIARPRPDE, translated from the coding sequence ATGAGTGCGTCCGACAAGTATCCGTCAGAGTCCGGGCGGCGACGCTTCGTGAAGGGCGTCGTCGGCGGCGCGGCCCTCGCGGGGGTCGGCGCGATGGGGTCGGCGACCGTGAACACCCTGACGACCGCCGGCGGCGTCGGCGGCGGGTCGACGATCGCGAAGACGATCGCCCACACCGGCGGTCCCGCGCCCCGCGGTCTCCCGCAGATCCCGGTTCGCGTCACCGATGACGGGTACATCGAGGGCATCTGGCCCGAGACGACGACCGTCACGCAGGAGGGACAGGAGATCGAGGTCGCCCAACAGGAGCTCGGCGACAGCGGCGTCACCTACTCTGGCGCGTGGTTCCAGTACTGCGGCGTCGAGTCGCAGGAGAACGTCCAGCCGAACTTCGAGTCGGACAACCTGTTCCGCGCCGCGAGCGGCCCGCCGTACGACTGGCAGTCGGAGACGTACTCGGGCGGCGACCGGATCCACATCGACGACTTCGAGGACTACACCGAGTGGGGCAACGGGATCGGCAGCGACGGGGTCGGCAAGCCGGCGTCGGTGACGTGGCGCTCCGAGGACGCCGACACCAACCTCAACGCGGTCGTCATCCGCTCGCCGGAGATCGAGGAGGCGGCCCAGAACGACGCGTGGCTTCAGGCGTCGACCGACCAGGGGTTCATGGCGTACCTCAACGTCTGTACCCACTTCTGTTGTATCCCGGGCTACAAGGTGTTAGACGAGTCCGCCCGCTACGACGCCGCGGACGGGACGTACTGCGTCTGTCACCAGTCGGTGTACGACCCGTTCGTCATCGAGGAAGCGCTGTTCATCGCGCGGCCCCGTCCCGACGAGTAA